The genomic window ATCGAGTTGATCTGAGTGGTGCAGATTTACGGGGAGCAATTTTGACGGACATCAAGTTGCTGGGAGCTAAATATAATAGCCAGACTCTGTTTCCAGAAGACTTTGCTTATAAATCCTCTGGGGCGATCGGGCCAAATGCTAATTTGAACGGGGCGCAGCTAAATACAGCCAACTTGCGAAATGCTGATTTGCAGGGTGCAAGCTTGTTGGGGGCTTATTTGGGGGGTGCTGATCTAACTCTTACTAATCTTCAGGGGGCGCGTTTAAGTCAAGCAGACTTGCGAACAGCCTGGTTAGCAGGGGCTTATTTACGTAATGCTCGGTTGAATGGGGCTAATTTAGCAGGTGCAGATTTACGAGCAGCAGATATGACTGGCGTTGAGTTCGAGCAGTTAGAAAGCATTGCCGGAGCAGATTTTACCAAAGTTCAGGGGCTAAGTGATGAAATGCGATCGCGCCTGCTTAGTCACCCTGCACAAGAGCTAGATACACCTCATGCTTTAACCCGTCGGACTACACGCGCCAGCTTGGAAAGTATATAGCGTTTCCTAATCACATGAGGTATATCATAGCCCCCTCCTTGCTTGCGGGGAGGGGGTTGGGGGTGGGGTTCTTGTACCTCACTAAAGTGAGAACCGCTATATCTATGATTTAGTTGCTGTCCAATCTTTCTTTAGCAATGCCAAAAAGGTAGCAATCCCTTTAGAAAATCCTTGAGGATCGGGTAAAACATACTGCGGAAACTCTTCATACGGCCGCCACTGCTCAGACGAATTATGCCGCAGGTATAAGACCCGATCGTCCCCTTCCATTTTCCAGAGCATTTCACCGCCGGTGGGAATTTCAGCCATGTTTTTCTCCTTTCGTGCAAACAAAAATACTCAGTAATAGTTTGCTCTTGACCAATTCTGCCAGTCTAAGTAGAACGGCGTAAATAATTAAAGGTTTGTAGTAAGGACTTTAGTCCTTCTTTTAGGACTAAAGTCCTTACTACGAACTTGATCAAAATAACTTTATATTACTTAAAGTCGTTAGGTTTAATATTCAATTCTATACAACATCTCTAGACAGTTATGTTGAATTGCTTTATAGGAGTGTCTCACAGAACAAGTTAAAAGGCACTCATGCAAAAGAAAGATTTATTATTCAAGGGATTAAATCTTCCATTGCTGCTCCCACTACACGGTAATCAGCATCCTGTCTCAGTTCTCCTAGGGCTTCCTTGGCTTCGGGGGTAATAAAGTGCTTGAGGGCATAGGCAACCCGTACCCGGATATATTCAGCCTCAGAATTTTTCAGTATCAGGAGTTGAGACAAAGCAGCCTCAGACTGACGGGAACTCGCCAACCAACCCAGCGCATCTACGGCGGCTTCCTGCACTGCGGCATCTTCCCCTTCTAGTCCTAAAGCGCAAACCTCCAGCACTTCTTCAGGGCAGTCCATTTCTACAAGGGCTGCCAGAATGCTGCGCCGCACCAACCAGTGATCATCTCGTAAAAATGTCTGCACTAGATGAGAGGCAGAAACCCTGCCAAATAATGAGAGGGAGTTAGAAGCTTCTGCCCGGACATTGGGCGTGTTATCAAACTTCATGATTTGCAGCAAAGCCGCGAAGGATTCCGACGTTTTTTGCTTGCCCAACTCCCTAGCAACAAATGTTCGTACCAGAAACTCTGGGTCTTGGATATGGCGGGTGAGTAAAGGAACAGCGACATCGGTGGGATAATCTTGGAGGGCAGAGATTGCCTTGAGGCGGTATTGAAAATCCGCGTCTTGCAATTTGGTTTCGATTTCGTGGAGTTCCATAGCAGCGAACAGTAGACGATTTCTTATACTTTAGTCTGAACCGGATGTCTCATATCTTGCGATCGCCCCAAAACATGGGAAAATATATTTTGTCTCAAGGATTTGATTTCGGAGCGTTTGCGTAGCGTCTCCGTAGGAGGAGCGACGTGACAAAGCCACCCCTAAGTGCGGCAGTTCGGGAATTGATCCACAAAGCTAGGATTGTTAGTTTTGCCACCTGGCAGAGTACCCATCCACCGATAGTAATTCAGCGATTCCAAGCGGCAGATGACGAGGGACGCTACCTCACCGATGAAGATTTAGATCAAATTCAGCAGCTTGTGCCATCAAGCACAGCACTCGTTATAGTAACTAGGGAACTGCGCGATCGCGTCAATGAAATTGTAGATGAAGCTAGAACCCAGGTATTGAATACATTCCCCAAAATCACCCAACCCGGTGGCGGACTCTACCCAGCCGCCAGAGCAGATGCCTGCTGGCGTGATTTCTGGCACTTCCTGCGCTGTATTACTTATGGTATCGTTGGACAGCATACAGACTACACCAGCACGGAAGGATTGCACTATATGCAACTGCTGTATCAAGAATTGCAAGTGCCGTTAGATGCAATGGTGGTAGGGCTAGAAGGCATTAAGACTGCCAGTTTAAAGCGAGTCGCATCAGAGCAGCAAGCCCAGATATCCCCCTATTTTGATCATTTAATTGAGCAATTAAAGCAATTTCAATATGGTTAATATTAAACTATTTCTTCATAATCAGGTTTTTCAAAAGGTCAACCCCAAGATATTTATTTTTATAAAAATCATATCTATAGTGCTGACGACTGGAGCAATTCTCTTAGAATTATGGAATGATTATCTGCTAATAAATAACCAGCAAATTTTAAATTATTTAAATATAGTTGTTTGGATAGGACGAATTGTTATCACAATCCATTTTTTAGAAGCAGTAATAGCAACTATTTATGCACCTGAAAAAAACAGGATACCATTACAATATGGTATTTATACTTTTTTTGTCGGCACAATTGGTTTATTAGAACTATTTAATCAGGAAGAGTTGTCTTAAGTTGACATTTTTGTTTCACCTTGTTAATTATCGCTTGGTTGGGTTTCTGAAAGCTTGTCGTTTTTCTGAGATGGTACTTTTGCAGGTGGACTATCAGTCGATGAATTTTCTTTAACTTCCACCGTTGGCACTACTACAGAAGAAGAATCTGGATTTTTTGCATCTGTAGGTGGTGCGCTTGGCAATACCACAGGCTTAGGCTGTTTATCAACTGGGGGCGGGGTAGAATTCTGGTTATCAGAGGATGGGGAATTTTCTGAAGAGTTGGCGGGGTTAGCTTTGCGTGAAGAACGAATTTCCCTCAGCGTCTCTACTAGGGATGGTGAAGCATCAGTGTTAGGTGAGGGAGAAGATTTTTCAGAATTGACCCTTGGTGATTCTCCAGTGTTGGGTTGTGGTGATTGTTCTGTAGAACTGCTGTTGGTGTTTGCAGGTTCAGTCTGTTGTTCAGGTAAATTACGTCTGCGTCGTCTAGAGTTGGTAGTGGGTGTAGTTTCTCCAGAATCAACCGTGGAAGATTTGCGGATATTGTTGTTTTCTTGTGGGGTAGTGTTTTTACCCCCTGATTCTAGTAGGCGTTCTTCAAACAATGGTTTGGAGGGTGACTTTGGCTGAGAATCAGCAAACATATTGGTGATACCAAAACCGGCGGTAGCAGCAACTAAAGCTACACTAACACCCAAGAAAACCTTAGAAGTAGCCAGCTTCTGAACCATGATGGCGACGTTTTTTAATGGCGAAGTTTTAGTTTTCTTCACACTGCTGAAAATGTTTCCGCTAGCCGCATTTTCGAGATTGTGAACAGATAAATCGATAGTCGGGACTGCATAGGTAGGGATGACTGGCGGTGCAACATTTATCCCACTACCTGGGAGTAGTTGCAGCCACTCAGCAACGGTGGCGGGACGAAAGCGAGATTCTACAGCCATTCCACGCATAACGGCTTGATTGACGGATGCGCTGAGATGGGGTTGGAGTTCGCGGGGGGTCGCCATTTGTTCGCGATCGCGTAATAATGCTGGTAAGGGTACTTGTCCTGTTAATAAAGCATACAAAGTAGCTGCCAAACCATAAACATCTGTAGCGGGTGTACGCATCGCTTGGGTTAAATACTGCTCAATGGGGGAATAGCCTTCAGATACTATTCCTGTGTGAGTTTGCCTCACGCCATTATTAAATTCACGGGCAATGCCAAAATCAATCAGGACAACTTCTTGAGTACCTTGACGAAGAATAATATTATCTGGTTTAACATCTCGATGTAGTAAGCCGTTGCTGTGAACTACCTGCAATGCTGCGCCAATTTGTCGGATGTAATGAATAGCTGTGGCTTCAGGTAAGGGTATTCCTGGCAAGATAAACGCATCTCCCAAGGTTTCCCCAGGAATATATTCCATCACCATGTAAGGTAGTCCATCTTCCACAAAAAAGTCGCTGACTCTGACAATATTGGGATGAACGCAAGTAGCTAACCTTCTGGCTTCATCTTGGAATTGTTGCTCGAACTTCGCAAACTCAGAATGTTGTCGCAGTTTTTCATTAATTGTTTTCATCACTACCTCCTGTTCTAAGTAGTGATGAGTAGCTTTAAACGTAATGCCAAAGCCACCGCGTCCAATTTCTTGGATAAGGGTGTATTTCCCACCCTGCAAAATTTTGCCTGCTACCATAGAGAGTTTTGCGTCCTGAGTCCTGATTCCACTATGAGAATACGGTACTATTTTCTAGTTGTCGGGAGAGAGCCAAATCAAAAGTCTGTCCATATTGATTGTATTAGTTAGCTAGCCCAAAGTTCTGCTGCAATCAGGACAATTGATTTTTTGGATCTTCCGTCTTAGTCAAACCCTCCTGTGGTTGACATAGTTTTTTCTTCTCAATAATACAGTAGAGGAAAAATAATGCCCATTCAAAATAATATTTGCCAGAGTATATAAAGATTTAGTAAATCAAGTAGCAGAGCAACAATCACTTTAATGCGTCGATTGGCACTGATTTGACGAAGGGAAACCAATAAACGCACCAGTAGCCATAGAGAGTAAATTTGGATGGGTAGGAAGAGTAACATTAGACCAATTACAGATGTGCGAAATGCTCTATCTGCTGTTTCATCTGCCCAAGATATTTTTTCGATATCATCATCTTGCAGCCATTCGTCTGCTGAGTCTTCTATCTCGAACGCAGAAGATACTAAAACTTTTTTGGCTTGTTCTAAATCTGTTTGATTGACTTGTAATTTAATCCAGCCAACGGCTACTGTTAGATGCCATGCCATGTTAACTGTAGACTCATTAGCTAAGTAGCATTGAATGCCTTGTGATTCTAATAGCTGCTTGGCTAAATTAGCATCAATATAGTTACTAAAAGTAGATACTGTAATAAAATTATTACCCATGCCGTTTTGTGTAATCTCTTGAATTTTCAGTGAAAACCCCGGTTCTTCTCCACAACCGGGGTAATTTTATTAACGTCCCAACATTTTATCGCGTAGTTGCTTGATGCGATCGCGCAATTTTGCCGCTTCTTCAAACTCTAGATTTTTCGCTGCGGCTTTCATCTGTGTTTCCAGTTGAGTAATCAATTCAGGAATCTGCTCTAATGGCAATTCACTTAAATTTTCTTCGACAACTTTAAAATCTCCTGCATTCAATCTTCTAGAAATATCTAAGAAAGATAAAATCGCATTACCCGATCTTTTTACAATTGGTTGCGGTGTAATTCCGTGCATTCGATTATGTGCCATTTGAATTCCCCGCCGTCTATCAGTTTCTTCAATGGCTTTTACCATGCTGTTAGTGAAATTATCAGCGTATAAAATTGCTTGTCCTCGGATGTGACGCGCGGCTCTCCCGATAGTTTGAATTAAAGAACGTTCGGCTCGCAAAAATCCTTCTTTATCAGCATCCATAATTACCACTAAGGAAACTTCTGGTAAATCTAAACCTTCCCGCAGTAAGTTCACACCCACCAAAACATCAAATTTACCCTCGCGCAAATCTTCTAAAATTTCAATGCGCTGAATGGAATTAATCTCTGAATGTAAATAACGCACCTGAATGCTGTGTTCTTGCAGATACTCGGTTAAGTCTTCCGCCATGCGTTTAGTTAAAGTGGTAATCAGTACCCGTTCTTGACGATCAATTCTATCTTTAATTTCTCCCAACAAATCATCAATTTGTCCGTCTGTAGGACGCACAAAAATCTCAGGGTCAATTACCCCAGTCGGTCTAATTACTTGCTCAACTATTCTATCTTCAGAAATTTCTAATTCCCAATTTCCTGGGGTAGCAGAAACGAAAATACATTGATTGACTTTCGTCCAAAATTCCTCAGCTTTTAAAGGACGATTATCGGCTGCACTAGGTAGTCTAAAACCATGTTCAATTAAAACTTTCTTTCTAGCTTGGTCGCCGTTATACATACCCCGAATTTGCGGTACAGTAACGTGAGATTCATCAATTACTAACAGCCAATCTTTAGGAAAATAATCAATCAAACATTCTGGCGGTTCTCCAGCTTCTCTTCCTGCTAGGTGACGGGAATAGTTTTCTACGCCGTTGCAGTAACCAACTTCACGCAACATTTCTAAGTCATAACGTGTACGTTGGTCTATGCGTTGCGCTTCTACTAACTTACCAGCTGCTTCTAGTTCTGTTTTTTGTTGTTTTAATTCAGCCGCAATATCTTCACAAGCGACTTCCAAACGCTCCTCCGGGGTGACAAAGTGACGCGCTGGGTAAATATTCACAGCTTGCAAACTATTGATAATTTCACCCGTTACGGGGTCAATATAG from Nostoc sp. UHCC 0870 includes these protein-coding regions:
- a CDS encoding pentapeptide repeat-containing protein, yielding MISRETLKTPQDVLAALKAGLTLCQQDLYQFNLSGLELQKANFHRATLIRANLRQADLSEANLSAADLRGADLSQAILRDANLLSACLYRVDLSGADLRGAILTDIKLLGAKYNSQTLFPEDFAYKSSGAIGPNANLNGAQLNTANLRNADLQGASLLGAYLGGADLTLTNLQGARLSQADLRTAWLAGAYLRNARLNGANLAGADLRAADMTGVEFEQLESIAGADFTKVQGLSDEMRSRLLSHPAQELDTPHALTRRTTRASLESI
- a CDS encoding HEAT repeat domain-containing protein, producing MELHEIETKLQDADFQYRLKAISALQDYPTDVAVPLLTRHIQDPEFLVRTFVARELGKQKTSESFAALLQIMKFDNTPNVRAEASNSLSLFGRVSASHLVQTFLRDDHWLVRRSILAALVEMDCPEEVLEVCALGLEGEDAAVQEAAVDALGWLASSRQSEAALSQLLILKNSEAEYIRVRVAYALKHFITPEAKEALGELRQDADYRVVGAAMEDLIP
- a CDS encoding phycobilisome protein, translating into MTKPPLSAAVRELIHKARIVSFATWQSTHPPIVIQRFQAADDEGRYLTDEDLDQIQQLVPSSTALVIVTRELRDRVNEIVDEARTQVLNTFPKITQPGGGLYPAARADACWRDFWHFLRCITYGIVGQHTDYTSTEGLHYMQLLYQELQVPLDAMVVGLEGIKTASLKRVASEQQAQISPYFDHLIEQLKQFQYG
- a CDS encoding protein kinase domain-containing protein, with the translated sequence MVAGKILQGGKYTLIQEIGRGGFGITFKATHHYLEQEVVMKTINEKLRQHSEFAKFEQQFQDEARRLATCVHPNIVRVSDFFVEDGLPYMVMEYIPGETLGDAFILPGIPLPEATAIHYIRQIGAALQVVHSNGLLHRDVKPDNIILRQGTQEVVLIDFGIAREFNNGVRQTHTGIVSEGYSPIEQYLTQAMRTPATDVYGLAATLYALLTGQVPLPALLRDREQMATPRELQPHLSASVNQAVMRGMAVESRFRPATVAEWLQLLPGSGINVAPPVIPTYAVPTIDLSVHNLENAASGNIFSSVKKTKTSPLKNVAIMVQKLATSKVFLGVSVALVAATAGFGITNMFADSQPKSPSKPLFEERLLESGGKNTTPQENNNIRKSSTVDSGETTPTTNSRRRRRNLPEQQTEPANTNSSSTEQSPQPNTGESPRVNSEKSSPSPNTDASPSLVETLREIRSSRKANPANSSENSPSSDNQNSTPPPVDKQPKPVVLPSAPPTDAKNPDSSSVVVPTVEVKENSSTDSPPAKVPSQKNDKLSETQPSDN
- a CDS encoding putative signal transducing protein; the encoded protein is MGNNFITVSTFSNYIDANLAKQLLESQGIQCYLANESTVNMAWHLTVAVGWIKLQVNQTDLEQAKKVLVSSAFEIEDSADEWLQDDDIEKISWADETADRAFRTSVIGLMLLFLPIQIYSLWLLVRLLVSLRQISANRRIKVIVALLLDLLNLYILWQILF
- the uvrB gene encoding excinuclease ABC subunit UvrB, with translation MTEFGLQAPFSPTGDQPQAIAQLVASIEANNRYQTLLGATGTGKTFSIAAVIEKVGKPTLVLAHNKTLAAQLCNELREFFPNNAVEYFVSYYDYYQPEAYIPVTDTYIEKTAAINDEIDMLRHSATRSLFERRDVIVVASISCIYGLGIPAEYLKAAIPLQIGMEVNQRQILRDLTSVQYSRNDIEMGRGRFRVRGDVLEIGPAYEDRIIRVEFFGDEIDAIRYIDPVTGEIINSLQAVNIYPARHFVTPEERLEVACEDIAAELKQQKTELEAAGKLVEAQRIDQRTRYDLEMLREVGYCNGVENYSRHLAGREAGEPPECLIDYFPKDWLLVIDESHVTVPQIRGMYNGDQARKKVLIEHGFRLPSAADNRPLKAEEFWTKVNQCIFVSATPGNWELEISEDRIVEQVIRPTGVIDPEIFVRPTDGQIDDLLGEIKDRIDRQERVLITTLTKRMAEDLTEYLQEHSIQVRYLHSEINSIQRIEILEDLREGKFDVLVGVNLLREGLDLPEVSLVVIMDADKEGFLRAERSLIQTIGRAARHIRGQAILYADNFTNSMVKAIEETDRRRGIQMAHNRMHGITPQPIVKRSGNAILSFLDISRRLNAGDFKVVEENLSELPLEQIPELITQLETQMKAAAKNLEFEEAAKLRDRIKQLRDKMLGR